The Bombus huntii isolate Logan2020A chromosome 6, iyBomHunt1.1, whole genome shotgun sequence genome window below encodes:
- the LOC126866535 gene encoding N-alpha-acetyltransferase 20 isoform X2, producing MTTLRPFTCNDLFKFNNVNLDPLTETKFKVMGKAEGQGENWHGHITALTVSPNYRRLGLAAMLIEFLEKVSEKKQAYFVDLFVRVSNKVAIKMYQQLGYIVYRTVLEYYTGNPDEDAFDMRKALSRDVKKKSVIPLTHPVRPEEID from the exons ATGACGACTCTTAGGCCTTTCACATGCAacgatttatttaaatttaacaatGT aaatttagaTCCACTTACGGAGACA aaatttaaaGTTATGGGAAAGGCAGAAGGGCAAGGAGAGAACTGGCATGGTCATATAACAGCTCTTACAGTTTCACCTAATTATAGGAGATTAGGTTTGGCTGCAAtgttaatagaatttttagaGAAGGTTTCAGAAAA GAAGCAAGCATATTTTGTAGATCTCTTTGTAAGAGTTAGTAATAAGGTGGCAATCAAAATGTATCAACAGTTAGGATATATTGTTTATAGGACTGTTTTAGAATATTATACTGGAAACCCAGATGAAGATGCTTTTG aCATGAGAAAAGCACTTTCAAGAGATGTAAAGAAAAAATCAGTAATACCATTAACTCATCCTGTAAGACCTGAAGAAATAGACTGA
- the LOC126866535 gene encoding N-alpha-acetyltransferase 20 isoform X1, with protein MTTLRPFTCNDLFKFNNVNLDPLTETYGLSFYTHYLAHWPEYFQVAESPSGEIMGYIMGKAEGQGENWHGHITALTVSPNYRRLGLAAMLIEFLEKVSEKKQAYFVDLFVRVSNKVAIKMYQQLGYIVYRTVLEYYTGNPDEDAFDMRKALSRDVKKKSVIPLTHPVRPEEID; from the exons ATGACGACTCTTAGGCCTTTCACATGCAacgatttatttaaatttaacaatGT aaatttagaTCCACTTACGGAGACA TATGgactttctttttatacacACTATCTAGCACATTGGCCAGAGTATTTTCAAGTAGCTGAATCGCCAAGTGGAGAAATTATGGGTTATA TTATGGGAAAGGCAGAAGGGCAAGGAGAGAACTGGCATGGTCATATAACAGCTCTTACAGTTTCACCTAATTATAGGAGATTAGGTTTGGCTGCAAtgttaatagaatttttagaGAAGGTTTCAGAAAA GAAGCAAGCATATTTTGTAGATCTCTTTGTAAGAGTTAGTAATAAGGTGGCAATCAAAATGTATCAACAGTTAGGATATATTGTTTATAGGACTGTTTTAGAATATTATACTGGAAACCCAGATGAAGATGCTTTTG aCATGAGAAAAGCACTTTCAAGAGATGTAAAGAAAAAATCAGTAATACCATTAACTCATCCTGTAAGACCTGAAGAAATAGACTGA
- the LOC126866526 gene encoding acyl-CoA:lysophosphatidylglycerol acyltransferase 1-like isoform X3 gives MTDFSSFSTFTRVINKVLNFVKCTIRTTFVILNNIYCIPTYVVWMTLLFPVKVYQPQVYWRIEGLFFHWLLAMVSTWTWSAGYDIIEQGDDIQEIISERTLVIANHQSTGDVPILMTTFNAKPNVLPNLMWIMDRIFKFTNFGIVSILHQDFFIVSGRKQREGSLKKLEKHLKEAYIPLSRKWMVLFPEGGFLCKRRETSQKYAKKNNLPILENVTLPRVGAMQTIFDTIGPSQENNTAEQQLNSRPNMTAAKPQINWILDITIAYPQGKPLDLPTIITGSRPPCETVLFYRVFPSSVVPREPELLSKWLYDRWVEKESLLENFYKYGSFLGTQAPVNEGSKIHQDPLRFLVLHLFFITSSYIHYNMFTYVLSCFW, from the exons ATGACTgacttttcttccttttctacTTTTACGAG GGTAATCAATaaagtattaaattttgtaaaatgtacTATTAGAACCACTTTTGTGATACTCaacaatatttattgtataccAACATATGTAGTATGGATGACATTATTGTTCCCTGTAAAAGTTTATCAACCACAAGTATATTGGAGAATCGAAGGATTATTTTTCCATTGGCTGTTAGCAATGGTATCCACGTGGACTTGGTCTGCAGGTTATGATA taaTAGAACAAGGTGATGATATACAAGAAATTATTAGTGAAAGAACATTAGTGATAGCAAATCATCAAAGTACTGGTGATGTTCCTATACTCATGACAACATTTAATGCTAAGCCAAATGTATTACCTAATCTAATGTGGATTATGGATaggatttttaaatttactaaCTTTGGTATAGTTTCTATTTTACACCAGGACTTCTTCATTGTATCT GGTCGAAAACAAAGGGAAGGGAGTTTAAAAAAGCTAGAAAAGCATTTAAAAGAAGCATATATTCCATTGAGCAGAAAATGGATGGTTCTCTTCCCAGAAGGaggatttttatgtaaaagacGAGAGACATCACAAAAATATGCTAAAAAGAATAATTTGCCAATTCTTGAAAATGTAACGTTACCGCGAGTAGGAGCAATGCAAACTATATTTGATACGATTGGTCCATCACAAGAAAATAATACAGCAGAACAACAATTGAACAGTAGGCcaa ATATGACGGCAGCTAAACCACAAATCAATTGGATTCTAGATATAACGATAGCATATCCTCAAGGTAAACCACTTGACTTACCAACAATTATAACTGGTTCACGACCACCATGTGAAACAGTATTATTTTACCGAGTTTTTCCTAGCTCAGTG GTCCCACGAGAACCAGAATTATTGTCTAAATGGTTATATGATAGATGGGTTGAAAAAGAATCACTTTTGGAAAACTTTTACAAGTATGGATCATTTCTTGGCACTCAAGCACCTGTCAATGAAGGTTCTAAAATCCATCAGGATCCATTGAGATTCCTAGtccttcatttattttttataacatctagttatatacattataatatGTTTACGTATGTACTATCTTGCTTTTGGTAA
- the LOC126866526 gene encoding acyl-CoA:lysophosphatidylglycerol acyltransferase 1-like isoform X2: MKCYSYKNRLRCILIETCKRSNRKVYMLVFEISDWVINKVLNFVKCTIRTTFVILNNIYCIPTYVVWMTLLFPVKVYQPQVYWRIEGLFFHWLLAMVSTWTWSAGYDIIEQGDDIQEIISERTLVIANHQSTGDVPILMTTFNAKPNVLPNLMWIMDRIFKFTNFGIVSILHQDFFIVSGRKQREGSLKKLEKHLKEAYIPLSRKWMVLFPEGGFLCKRRETSQKYAKKNNLPILENVTLPRVGAMQTIFDTIGPSQENNTAEQQLNNMTAAKPQINWILDITIAYPQGKPLDLPTIITGSRPPCETVLFYRVFPSSVVPREPELLSKWLYDRWVEKESLLENFYKYGSFLGTQAPVNEGSKIHQDPLRFLVLHLFFITSSYIHYNMFTYVLSCFW; this comes from the exons ATGAAGTGTTATTCTTATAAAAACCGTCTTAGatgtattttaatagaaacatGTAAAAGAAGTAATCGAAAAGTTTACATGTTGGTATTTGAAATTTCTGATTG GGTAATCAATaaagtattaaattttgtaaaatgtacTATTAGAACCACTTTTGTGATACTCaacaatatttattgtataccAACATATGTAGTATGGATGACATTATTGTTCCCTGTAAAAGTTTATCAACCACAAGTATATTGGAGAATCGAAGGATTATTTTTCCATTGGCTGTTAGCAATGGTATCCACGTGGACTTGGTCTGCAGGTTATGATA taaTAGAACAAGGTGATGATATACAAGAAATTATTAGTGAAAGAACATTAGTGATAGCAAATCATCAAAGTACTGGTGATGTTCCTATACTCATGACAACATTTAATGCTAAGCCAAATGTATTACCTAATCTAATGTGGATTATGGATaggatttttaaatttactaaCTTTGGTATAGTTTCTATTTTACACCAGGACTTCTTCATTGTATCT GGTCGAAAACAAAGGGAAGGGAGTTTAAAAAAGCTAGAAAAGCATTTAAAAGAAGCATATATTCCATTGAGCAGAAAATGGATGGTTCTCTTCCCAGAAGGaggatttttatgtaaaagacGAGAGACATCACAAAAATATGCTAAAAAGAATAATTTGCCAATTCTTGAAAATGTAACGTTACCGCGAGTAGGAGCAATGCAAACTATATTTGATACGATTGGTCCATCACAAGAAAATAATACAGCAGAACAACAATTGAACA ATATGACGGCAGCTAAACCACAAATCAATTGGATTCTAGATATAACGATAGCATATCCTCAAGGTAAACCACTTGACTTACCAACAATTATAACTGGTTCACGACCACCATGTGAAACAGTATTATTTTACCGAGTTTTTCCTAGCTCAGTG GTCCCACGAGAACCAGAATTATTGTCTAAATGGTTATATGATAGATGGGTTGAAAAAGAATCACTTTTGGAAAACTTTTACAAGTATGGATCATTTCTTGGCACTCAAGCACCTGTCAATGAAGGTTCTAAAATCCATCAGGATCCATTGAGATTCCTAGtccttcatttattttttataacatctagttatatacattataatatGTTTACGTATGTACTATCTTGCTTTTGGTAA
- the LOC126866526 gene encoding acyl-CoA:lysophosphatidylglycerol acyltransferase 1-like isoform X1, whose translation MKCYSYKNRLRCILIETCKRSNRKVYMLVFEISDWVINKVLNFVKCTIRTTFVILNNIYCIPTYVVWMTLLFPVKVYQPQVYWRIEGLFFHWLLAMVSTWTWSAGYDIIEQGDDIQEIISERTLVIANHQSTGDVPILMTTFNAKPNVLPNLMWIMDRIFKFTNFGIVSILHQDFFIVSGRKQREGSLKKLEKHLKEAYIPLSRKWMVLFPEGGFLCKRRETSQKYAKKNNLPILENVTLPRVGAMQTIFDTIGPSQENNTAEQQLNSRPNMTAAKPQINWILDITIAYPQGKPLDLPTIITGSRPPCETVLFYRVFPSSVVPREPELLSKWLYDRWVEKESLLENFYKYGSFLGTQAPVNEGSKIHQDPLRFLVLHLFFITSSYIHYNMFTYVLSCFW comes from the exons ATGAAGTGTTATTCTTATAAAAACCGTCTTAGatgtattttaatagaaacatGTAAAAGAAGTAATCGAAAAGTTTACATGTTGGTATTTGAAATTTCTGATTG GGTAATCAATaaagtattaaattttgtaaaatgtacTATTAGAACCACTTTTGTGATACTCaacaatatttattgtataccAACATATGTAGTATGGATGACATTATTGTTCCCTGTAAAAGTTTATCAACCACAAGTATATTGGAGAATCGAAGGATTATTTTTCCATTGGCTGTTAGCAATGGTATCCACGTGGACTTGGTCTGCAGGTTATGATA taaTAGAACAAGGTGATGATATACAAGAAATTATTAGTGAAAGAACATTAGTGATAGCAAATCATCAAAGTACTGGTGATGTTCCTATACTCATGACAACATTTAATGCTAAGCCAAATGTATTACCTAATCTAATGTGGATTATGGATaggatttttaaatttactaaCTTTGGTATAGTTTCTATTTTACACCAGGACTTCTTCATTGTATCT GGTCGAAAACAAAGGGAAGGGAGTTTAAAAAAGCTAGAAAAGCATTTAAAAGAAGCATATATTCCATTGAGCAGAAAATGGATGGTTCTCTTCCCAGAAGGaggatttttatgtaaaagacGAGAGACATCACAAAAATATGCTAAAAAGAATAATTTGCCAATTCTTGAAAATGTAACGTTACCGCGAGTAGGAGCAATGCAAACTATATTTGATACGATTGGTCCATCACAAGAAAATAATACAGCAGAACAACAATTGAACAGTAGGCcaa ATATGACGGCAGCTAAACCACAAATCAATTGGATTCTAGATATAACGATAGCATATCCTCAAGGTAAACCACTTGACTTACCAACAATTATAACTGGTTCACGACCACCATGTGAAACAGTATTATTTTACCGAGTTTTTCCTAGCTCAGTG GTCCCACGAGAACCAGAATTATTGTCTAAATGGTTATATGATAGATGGGTTGAAAAAGAATCACTTTTGGAAAACTTTTACAAGTATGGATCATTTCTTGGCACTCAAGCACCTGTCAATGAAGGTTCTAAAATCCATCAGGATCCATTGAGATTCCTAGtccttcatttattttttataacatctagttatatacattataatatGTTTACGTATGTACTATCTTGCTTTTGGTAA
- the LOC126866524 gene encoding probable fumarate hydratase, mitochondrial isoform X1 translates to MTLSLLKCSLINHGLLELKKSSAFLTLRLSLYTSVVSKGNKKESSGEFRIERDTFGELKVPADKYYGAQTMRSKMNFPIGDSFERMPYGVIVAMGILKKAAALVNKEYGMDAKIADAISKAADDVICGDLYKDHFPLVIWQTGSGTQSNMNTNEVISNRAIELLGGKLGSKDPVHPNDHVNKSQSSNDTFPTAMHIAVALEINRVLLPGLEKLHEALEEKANAWKDIIKIGRTHTQDAVPLTLGQEFSGYAAQVCNGIKRVKDTLPRLYELALGGTAVGTGLNAPKGFAEKSAAKIAEITGLPFVTAPNKFEALATKDTMVEVHGALNTVAVSLMKIANDIRFLGSGPRCGLGELSLPENEPGSSIMPGKVNPTQCEAMTMVCCQVMGNQVAVSIGGSNGHFELNVFKPMIVANTLRSARLLGDACASFTKNCVVGIKPNVDRISKLLNESLMLVTALNPHIGYDKAAKIAKQAHAENLTLKESALKNGITAEQFDQWVKPENMIGPK, encoded by the exons atgacATTAAGTTTATTGAAATGTTCACTTATCAATCATGGATTATTGGAATTAAAGAAATCATCGGCTTTTTTAACATTAAGGCTGTCATTGTATACATCGGTAGTTTCTAAAGGCAATAAAAAG GAGTCCAGTGGTGAATTTCGAATTGAAAGGGATACTTTTGGTGAACTAAAGGTTCCTGCTGACAAATATTATGGAGCACAAACAATGCGGTCAAAAATGAACTTTCCAATTGGTGATAGTTTTGAACGAATGCCT TATGGGGTTATTGTCGCAATGGGTATATTAAAGAAAGCTGCTGCACttgtaaataaagaatatGGAATGGATGCAAAAATAGCAGATGCTATTAGTAAAGCTGCAGATGATGTTATATGTGGAGACCTTTATAAAGATCATTTTCCACTGGTAATTTGGCAAACAGGTTCTGGTACGCAAAGCAATATGAACACCAATGAG GTAATTTCAAATCGTGCAATTGAATTACTTGGTGGTAAACTTGGATCAAAGGATCCTGTCCATCCAAATGATCATGTAAATAAATCTCAAAGTAGCAATGATACATTTCCTACTGCTATGCATATAGCAGTTGCTTTGGAAATTAACAGGGTATTACTTCCTGGTTTGGAAAAATTACATGAAGCATTAGAAGAAAAGGCTAATGCATGGAaagatattataaaaattggtAGAACTCATACTCAAGATGCTGTGCCCTTAACACTAGGACAAGAATTTTCAG GTTATGCAGCACAAGTTTGTAATGGCATTAAAAGGgtaaaagatactcttccaaGATTATATGAGTTAGCACTTGGTGGTACTGCAGTAGGAACAGGATTAAATGCACCAAAAGGTTTTGCGGAAAAATCAGCAGCAAAGATTGCAGAAATTACTGGATTACCATTTGTAACTGCTCCTAATAAATTTGAAGCTTTAGCGACTAAAGATACTATGGTAGAAGTGCATGGTGCGCTGAATACAGTAGCAGTTTCGCTTATGAAG atAGCTAATGATATTCGATTTTTGGGAAGTGGACCTCGTTGCGGTCTGGGGGAATTATCTCTTCCTGAAAACGAGCCAGGAAGTTCTATTATGCCTGGTAAAGTTAATCCAACACAATGCGAAGCAATGACTATGGTTTGTTGCCAAGTCATGGGTAATCAAGTTGCTGTATCTATTGGTGGAAGTAATGGCCATTTTGAGCTTAATGTATTTAAACCTATGATAGTTGCAAATACATTAAGATCTGCAAGACTATTAGGTGATGCCTGTGCCTCATTTACAAAGAACTGCGTCGTCGGTATTAAACCGAATGTAGATCGTATCAGTAAACTTTTGAACGAAAGTTTAATGCTTGTTACTGCTTTAAATCCACATATTGGTTATGATAAg GCTGCTAAAATTGCCAAGCAAGCCCATGCAGAAAATCTCACGTTAAAAGAATCAGCATTGAAGAATGGCATAACTGCAGAACAATTTGATCAATGGGTGAAGCCGGAAAATATGATTGGTCCCAAATAA
- the LOC126866524 gene encoding fumarate hydratase, mitochondrial-like isoform X3: MESSGEFRIERDTFGELKVPADKYYGAQTMRSKMNFPIGDSFERMPYGVIVAMGILKKAAALVNKEYGMDAKIADAISKAADDVICGDLYKDHFPLVIWQTGSGTQSNMNTNEVISNRAIELLGGKLGSKDPVHPNDHVNKSQSSNDTFPTAMHIAVALEINRVLLPGLEKLHEALEEKANAWKDIIKIGRTHTQDAVPLTLGQEFSGYAAQVCNGIKRVKDTLPRLYELALGGTAVGTGLNAPKGFAEKSAAKIAEITGLPFVTAPNKFEALATKDTMVEVHGALNTVAVSLMKIANDIRFLGSGPRCGLGELSLPENEPGSSIMPGKVNPTQCEAMTMVCCQVMGNQVAVSIGGSNGHFELNVFKPMIVANTLRSARLLGDACASFTKNCVVGIKPNVDRISKLLNESLMLVTALNPHIGYDKAAKIAKQAHAENLTLKESALKNGITAEQFDQWVKPENMIGPK, encoded by the exons ATG GAGTCCAGTGGTGAATTTCGAATTGAAAGGGATACTTTTGGTGAACTAAAGGTTCCTGCTGACAAATATTATGGAGCACAAACAATGCGGTCAAAAATGAACTTTCCAATTGGTGATAGTTTTGAACGAATGCCT TATGGGGTTATTGTCGCAATGGGTATATTAAAGAAAGCTGCTGCACttgtaaataaagaatatGGAATGGATGCAAAAATAGCAGATGCTATTAGTAAAGCTGCAGATGATGTTATATGTGGAGACCTTTATAAAGATCATTTTCCACTGGTAATTTGGCAAACAGGTTCTGGTACGCAAAGCAATATGAACACCAATGAG GTAATTTCAAATCGTGCAATTGAATTACTTGGTGGTAAACTTGGATCAAAGGATCCTGTCCATCCAAATGATCATGTAAATAAATCTCAAAGTAGCAATGATACATTTCCTACTGCTATGCATATAGCAGTTGCTTTGGAAATTAACAGGGTATTACTTCCTGGTTTGGAAAAATTACATGAAGCATTAGAAGAAAAGGCTAATGCATGGAaagatattataaaaattggtAGAACTCATACTCAAGATGCTGTGCCCTTAACACTAGGACAAGAATTTTCAG GTTATGCAGCACAAGTTTGTAATGGCATTAAAAGGgtaaaagatactcttccaaGATTATATGAGTTAGCACTTGGTGGTACTGCAGTAGGAACAGGATTAAATGCACCAAAAGGTTTTGCGGAAAAATCAGCAGCAAAGATTGCAGAAATTACTGGATTACCATTTGTAACTGCTCCTAATAAATTTGAAGCTTTAGCGACTAAAGATACTATGGTAGAAGTGCATGGTGCGCTGAATACAGTAGCAGTTTCGCTTATGAAG atAGCTAATGATATTCGATTTTTGGGAAGTGGACCTCGTTGCGGTCTGGGGGAATTATCTCTTCCTGAAAACGAGCCAGGAAGTTCTATTATGCCTGGTAAAGTTAATCCAACACAATGCGAAGCAATGACTATGGTTTGTTGCCAAGTCATGGGTAATCAAGTTGCTGTATCTATTGGTGGAAGTAATGGCCATTTTGAGCTTAATGTATTTAAACCTATGATAGTTGCAAATACATTAAGATCTGCAAGACTATTAGGTGATGCCTGTGCCTCATTTACAAAGAACTGCGTCGTCGGTATTAAACCGAATGTAGATCGTATCAGTAAACTTTTGAACGAAAGTTTAATGCTTGTTACTGCTTTAAATCCACATATTGGTTATGATAAg GCTGCTAAAATTGCCAAGCAAGCCCATGCAGAAAATCTCACGTTAAAAGAATCAGCATTGAAGAATGGCATAACTGCAGAACAATTTGATCAATGGGTGAAGCCGGAAAATATGATTGGTCCCAAATAA